A section of the Cololabis saira isolate AMF1-May2022 chromosome 6, fColSai1.1, whole genome shotgun sequence genome encodes:
- the slc5a3b gene encoding sodium/myo-inositol cotransporter encodes MGPLMEAADIAVVALYFLLVLVIGVFAMWKSNRSTVSGYFLAGRSMSWIVIGASLFVSNIGSEHFIGLAGSGAASGFAVAAWEFNALLLLQLLGWVFIPVYIHSGVFTMPAYLSKRFGGNRLKFYFAALSVLLYIFTKLSVDLYAGALFIQESLGWNLYVSILLLISMTALLTVTGGLVAVLYTDALQAVLMIGGALTLTIISLVKVGGLEGVRTKYMQAVPNVSAILAAGNFTYSPSCRIEAKPNALSILRGPLDEDIPWPGFILGQTPASIWYWCADQVIVQRVLAAKNIAHAKGSTLMAGFLKILPMFLIVIPGMISRILFTDEIACIGPEHCMAVCGSRAGCSNLAYPRLVMAVMPVGLRGLMMAVMIAALMSDLDSIFNSASTIFTLDIYQTIRSEASQRELLVVGRMFVVVMVAISLAWVPVIIDMQGGQTYLYIQEVAGYLTPPIAALFLLGVFWRRCNEKGAFWGGMTGFTLGAIRLILAFIYRQPPCDQPDTRPAFIVHVHYMYFAAGLFWISGLVAVIVSLCTSPPSDEQVSTTTIWGLRNIKMVPLKDPEEMYRLTEKSQCNGTGNIHKEMPADVKKERCLDGADVKLLVPSAEHDPATPSTETSPATTPAEHLGFGKMELKRAEEYCHGNGGRSRCMRLLDCFCGYNEAAQQTVGQEDGSRIAEMLHEPPRVKILLNLGMVTVCSVGIFMFVYFSL; translated from the coding sequence ATGGGTCCTTTGATGGAAGCAGCGGACATCGCTGTGGTGGCACTCTACTTCCTCCTGGTGCTCGTCATCGGGGTCTTTGCCATGTGGAAGTCCAACCGCAGCACCGTGAGCGGCTACTTCCTGGCGGGGCGCTCCATGTCGTGGATCGTGATCGGCGCGTCCCTCTTCGTCAGTAACATCGGCAGCGAGCACTTCATCGGCCTGGCTGGATCCGGGGCGGCGAGCGGCTTCGCTGTGGCGGCGTGGGAATTCAACGCgcttctcctcctgcagctcctcggCTGGGTGTTCATTCCCGTGTACATCCACTCGGGCGTCTTCACCATGCCTGCGTATTTGTCCAAACGCTTCGGTGGAAACAGACTCAAGTTTTACTTCGCCGCCTTGTCCGTGCTGCTTTACATTTTCACCAAGCTGTCGGTGGATCTGTACGCCGGAGCGCTCTTCATCCAGGAGTCCCTGGGCTGGAACCTTTACGTGTCCATTCTTCTGCTCATCAGCATGACTGCTCTGCTCACCGTCACCGGTGGACTGGTGGCGGTGCTGTACACGGACGCCCTGCAGGCCGTGTTGATGATCGGCGGAGCCCTGACCTTGACCATCATCAGCTTAGTGAAAGTCGGTGGGCTGGAGGGAGTCAGAACTAAGTACATGCAGGCGGTTCCTAATGTTTCTGCTATTTTAGCTGCTGGGAACTTCACGTACTCGCCCTCCTGTCGCATCGAGGCCAAACCAAACGCGCTAAGCATCCTCCGCGGCCCCCTGGACGAAGACATCCCCTGGCCAGGCTTCATCCTCGGCCAGACCCCTGCGTCCATATGGTACTGGTGTGCGGATCAGGTCATCGTTCAACGGGTCCTCGCGGCCAAGAACATCGCTCACGCCAAAGGCTCGACTCTCATGGCGGGATTTCTGAAAATCCTGCCCATGTTTTTGATCGTCATCCCGGGGATGATCTCCCGCATCCTGTTCACGGACGAGATCGCCTGCATCGGGCCGGAGCACTGCATGGCCGTGTGCGGCTCTCGAGCCGGCTGCTCCAACCTGGCCTACCCGCGCCTGGTCATGGCGGTGATGCCGGTGGGGCTCAGGGGCCTCATGATGGCGGTGATGATCGCCGCCCTGATGAGCGACCTGGACTCCATCTTCAACAGCGCCAGCACCATTTTCACCCTGGACATCTACCAGACCATCCGGAGCGAGGCCTCCCAGCgggagctgctggtggtgggCCGCATGTTCGTGGTGGTCATGGTGGCCATCAGCCTCGCCTGGGTGCCCGTCATCATCGACATGCAGGGAGGGCAGACGTATCTCTACATCCAAGAGGTCGCCGGCTACCTCACTCCACCGATCGCGGCTCTTTTCCTGCTAGGCGTGTTCTGGAGACGGTGTAACGAGAAAGGGGCCTTCTGGGGTGGCATGACCGGCTTCACGCTCGGCGCCATCCGACTGATCCTGGCTTTTATCTACCGCCAGCCTCCCTGCGACCAGCCGGACACCAGGCCCGCCTTCATCGTCCATGTTCACTACATGTACTTCGCAGCGGGGCTGTTTTGGATTTCCGGGCTGGTGGCGGTGATCGTCAGCCTCTGCACCTCTCCGCCGAGCGACGAGCAGGTCAGCACCACCACAATCTGGGGGCTCCGCAACATTAAAATGGTGCCGCTGAAGGACCCAGAGGAAATGTACCGCCTGACAGAGAAGAGCCAATGCAACGGCACCGGAAACATCCACAAAGAGATGCCCGCGGATGTCAAGAAGGAGAGGTGCTTAGATGGCGCCGATGTCAAGCTCCTGGTGCCGTCCGCGGAGCATGACCCGGCGACCCCCAGCACGGAGACGTCTCCGGCCACCACCCCCGCCGAACACCTGGGCTTCGGGAAGATGGAGCTGAAGAGAGCGGAGGAATACTGCCATGGTAACGGGGGCCGGAGTAGGTGCATGCGTCTGCTGGACTGTTTCTGCGGATATAACGAGGCAGCGCAGCAAACAGTGGGGCAGGAAGACGGAAGCCGCATCGCCGAGATGCTCCACGAACCCCCCAGAGTCAAGATCCTGCTCAACCTGGGAATGGTGACGGTCTGCTCCGTGGGCATCttcatgtttgtttatttctcaCTATAG